A portion of the Sulfuricurvum kujiense DSM 16994 genome contains these proteins:
- a CDS encoding RNA pyrophosphohydrolase, with protein sequence MTENKFYRPNVAAIIVSHEYPEIKDVFIAERSDLVGVWQFPQGGIDEGESAEEALFRELGEEIGTKKVEVIAEYPEWIAYDFPPHVAAKMAPYAGQKQRYYLVRLKKGAKINLDTKHPEFKAYRFVAVDELLGHIAHFKKPVYERVISYFRAKGYL encoded by the coding sequence ATGACCGAAAATAAGTTCTACCGACCGAATGTGGCGGCGATTATAGTCTCTCATGAATATCCTGAGATTAAAGATGTTTTTATCGCCGAACGCAGTGATTTGGTGGGAGTGTGGCAGTTTCCTCAAGGGGGAATTGATGAGGGTGAATCGGCTGAAGAGGCACTTTTTCGAGAACTCGGCGAAGAGATCGGTACCAAAAAGGTAGAGGTCATCGCCGAGTATCCCGAATGGATCGCCTATGACTTTCCTCCTCATGTTGCGGCAAAAATGGCTCCGTATGCGGGGCAAAAGCAGCGCTATTATCTGGTACGCTTGAAAAAAGGGGCCAAGATCAATTTGGATACGAAGCATCCTGAGTTTAAAGCGTACCGTTTTGTTGCCGTTGACGAGCTGCTTGGTCACATCGCCCATTTTAAAAAACCGGTTTATGAGCGGGTCATTTCCTATTTTAGAGCCAAGGGGTATCTGTAA
- a CDS encoding aspartate kinase, giving the protein MLIVQKFGGTSVGDLERIQNVANRVSQTLKEGHQVVVVVSAMSGETNKLIAFAEHYTATPERSEVDMLLSSGERVTAALLSIALNAMGHKATSMSGRRAGIVTDSIHTKARIESIDPSAMHAELALGKVVVVAGFQGVSESGQVTTLGRGGSDLSAVAVAGALKADLCEIYTDVDGIYTTDPRIEPKAKKMERISYDEMLELASLGAKVLQNRSVELAKKLNVNLVTRSSFSNAEGTLITKEENIMEQPLVSGIALDKNQARVSLSGVIDRPGIASDIFTRLADNSVNIDMIIQTSGHDGKTNLDFTVPKTELIDAKKVVETFIADDEISEASYDECICKVSIVGVGMKSHTGVAAKAFQTMAAENINIMMISTSEIKVSMVIDEKYAELSVRSLHNAYSLDQ; this is encoded by the coding sequence ATGTTAATTGTTCAAAAATTCGGCGGCACCAGTGTCGGCGATTTGGAGCGGATCCAAAACGTCGCCAATCGTGTCTCTCAAACGCTTAAAGAGGGGCATCAAGTGGTTGTCGTAGTATCGGCCATGAGCGGTGAAACCAACAAGCTTATCGCTTTCGCGGAACACTATACCGCGACGCCGGAACGCAGCGAAGTCGATATGTTGCTTAGTTCAGGGGAACGGGTTACGGCAGCGCTTCTTTCGATTGCGCTCAATGCAATGGGACATAAAGCAACCTCGATGAGCGGCCGTCGTGCCGGAATCGTGACCGACAGTATTCATACGAAGGCGCGGATTGAGAGCATTGACCCTTCAGCCATGCACGCAGAACTCGCTCTAGGAAAAGTTGTTGTTGTCGCAGGATTTCAGGGGGTAAGCGAAAGCGGTCAAGTGACCACCCTCGGACGGGGCGGGTCGGATCTCTCCGCGGTTGCCGTTGCCGGAGCGCTTAAAGCCGATTTGTGTGAGATTTATACCGATGTTGACGGTATTTATACCACCGATCCGCGTATCGAGCCAAAAGCGAAGAAAATGGAGCGGATCAGTTACGATGAGATGCTCGAACTCGCTTCTCTCGGAGCCAAAGTACTTCAAAACCGTTCAGTTGAACTCGCTAAAAAATTAAACGTTAACCTCGTAACCCGCTCCAGTTTTAGTAATGCGGAAGGGACACTTATTACAAAGGAAGAGAATATTATGGAACAACCACTAGTCAGCGGTATCGCACTCGATAAAAACCAAGCACGCGTATCACTCAGCGGCGTTATTGACCGTCCGGGGATCGCTTCGGACATTTTTACCCGTTTGGCCGACAACAGTGTTAATATCGATATGATTATTCAAACATCCGGACATGACGGAAAAACCAATCTCGATTTTACCGTTCCTAAAACCGAATTGATTGATGCGAAAAAAGTAGTGGAAACGTTTATCGCTGATGATGAGATCAGCGAAGCGAGTTATGATGAATGTATCTGCAAGGTCTCCATCGTCGGTGTCGGGATGAAATCACACACCGGCGTTGCGGCAAAAGCGTTCCAAACGATGGCTGCGGAAAATATTAATATCATGATGATCTCTACCTCTGAGATCAAGGTATCAATGGTAATTGATGAGAAGTATGCGGAGCTTTCAGTCCGTTCACTTCATAATGCTTATTCATTGGATCAATAG